In a genomic window of Spirosoma agri:
- a CDS encoding TMF family protein, whose product MKPSILLVLLLLTTQLLAQNNYVATTPNATSPGEYNVLIGPNTANSTMTGGDNVMIGSFVGRRNTTGAGNVFLGNGSGSGNTTGEGNTFVGYSSGALNGTGSSNTFLGISTGVQNRTGRENVFVGANAGQFNTEGNINVFVGNQAGKQNTTGEANVFIGSLAGTNNISGQSNLFLGQQAGGQNTTASYNLFIGNSSGSATTTGIGNTAIGDGSLLRNNSGFHNVAIGRYAGVESRNDENVFIGFSADVTPETPNLRNATAIGARARVSQSNSIVLGANASVGIGTSAPSAKLHLVSGSANTSGLRLENLTSNSPASATSQAKFLTVDGSGNVILGSMNGSAREGAVDALWQRKGSFLQSINGESIIIGQGVDKTSADYNLFVSKGILTEKVKVAVKNTSDWSDYVFDKNYRLKSLAEVGAYIQTNKHLPGVPSAAEVVEKGIDIAKMDAKLLEKIEELTLYSIQLEKESQQQKIVNQHLQQNAKSQQAELDELKQLVKQLLDKR is encoded by the coding sequence ATGAAACCAAGTATCCTTTTAGTTCTTCTGTTGTTGACTACCCAACTGCTGGCTCAGAACAACTACGTGGCCACGACACCCAATGCAACTAGTCCCGGAGAGTACAATGTATTAATCGGTCCTAACACCGCTAATTCAACCATGACAGGGGGAGACAATGTAATGATAGGATCTTTCGTAGGTCGCCGTAATACTACTGGAGCGGGAAATGTCTTTTTAGGGAATGGTTCAGGAAGTGGCAATACGACAGGGGAGGGGAATACCTTTGTGGGGTATAGTTCTGGTGCTTTAAATGGTACAGGTAGCTCAAATACATTCCTGGGCATTTCGACTGGTGTCCAAAACCGCACGGGCCGGGAGAATGTTTTTGTGGGCGCTAATGCTGGACAGTTTAATACGGAGGGTAATATAAACGTCTTTGTGGGTAACCAAGCTGGAAAGCAAAACACGACTGGCGAGGCTAACGTCTTCATTGGCAGTCTTGCTGGCACCAACAACATAAGTGGACAAAGTAATCTGTTTCTAGGTCAACAAGCAGGGGGGCAGAATACGACGGCTAGTTATAATCTGTTTATAGGCAATAGCTCAGGAAGCGCCACCACCACTGGAATAGGTAACACCGCCATTGGCGATGGCTCGCTACTGCGAAACAACTCGGGTTTCCACAATGTAGCCATTGGCCGCTATGCTGGGGTGGAAAGTCGCAACGATGAGAACGTCTTCATTGGCTTTTCTGCTGACGTTACCCCTGAAACGCCGAACTTGAGGAATGCCACGGCTATCGGTGCTAGAGCCCGGGTCAGCCAGAGTAACAGTATTGTCTTGGGCGCTAATGCGAGTGTGGGTATCGGCACTAGCGCTCCTTCAGCGAAGCTGCATCTAGTCTCGGGTTCAGCTAACACCTCAGGCCTGCGTTTAGAGAATCTGACCAGCAACTCGCCGGCTAGTGCAACCAGTCAGGCCAAGTTTCTGACCGTTGACGGGTCGGGTAATGTGATTCTGGGCAGTATGAACGGCTCGGCTCGTGAGGGCGCTGTGGATGCACTCTGGCAGCGGAAAGGCTCGTTTTTGCAGAGCATTAACGGTGAATCGATCATCATTGGTCAGGGCGTTGATAAGACGTCAGCAGACTATAATCTATTTGTGAGCAAAGGCATTTTGACCGAGAAGGTGAAAGTAGCGGTAAAGAATACCTCAGACTGGAGCGATTACGTATTTGATAAAAACTATCGCTTAAAGTCACTCGCTGAGGTTGGCGCTTACATTCAGACCAACAAACACTTGCCCGGCGTGCCTTCGGCGGCTGAGGTAGTAGAGAAGGGTATTGATATCGCAAAGATGGATGCCAAACTGCTGGAAAAGATTGAGGAACTGACCCTATATAGTATTCAGCTGGAGAAGGAGAGTCAACAGCAGAAAATCGTTAATCAACACCTTCAGCAGAATGCCAAGAGTCAACAAGCTGAGCTTGACGAGTTGAAGCAACTCGTCAAGCAGCTACTCGACAAACGATAA
- a CDS encoding T9SS type A sorting domain-containing protein has product MKAPIAVLGLLMMSGSVIAQQYPQRLILDRSTITSGDQRAVEAIIASNQLRQGATAHYTAGQSITLQPGFVAQAGSVFTATVSVVSSTTSREGSDLSARAYPNPFIDQTTIEYRLPLGGSVRHRLTDAKGQEIRQLEAISEQSSGVHQLQLEGSALPAGVYLYQLQVGPESRTLRLIKRP; this is encoded by the coding sequence ATGAAAGCACCGATAGCCGTCCTCGGGTTGTTAATGATGAGTGGATCAGTCATCGCTCAACAGTATCCCCAACGCTTGATCTTAGATCGATCGACAATTACTTCTGGTGATCAGAGAGCCGTTGAGGCTATTATTGCCAGCAATCAACTCCGCCAGGGGGCTACGGCTCACTACACCGCCGGTCAATCGATTACCTTACAGCCAGGTTTTGTCGCGCAGGCTGGTTCAGTATTTACGGCTACGGTATCTGTCGTCTCATCAACGACAAGTCGAGAGGGGTCGGATCTATCGGCCCGTGCCTATCCCAATCCCTTTATCGATCAGACGACTATTGAGTACCGACTACCCCTGGGCGGGTCAGTTCGTCATCGGCTGACAGATGCCAAAGGGCAAGAGATAAGGCAACTGGAAGCAATCAGCGAGCAGTCAAGTGGAGTCCATCAACTTCAACTGGAAGGAAGTGCTCTACCCGCCGGAGTTTATTTGTATCAGTTGCAGGTGGGCCCTGAAAGCCGTACGCTACGATTGATTAAAAGACCCTAG
- a CDS encoding alpha-L-rhamnosidase, with translation MIRINAADIKPASSLKFVLRIASLSLLFLTRTGALQAQVSVAPTDLQCEYLTNPLGIDAANPRLSWRLSDTRQGARQTAYQLYIGTDSVAVSQGKANQWTTGKVLTDQALITYAGKPLQPFTKYFWRVDLWDKDGRNAKPASLSSFETGLMNARNWQGSWISDSRDVTIKPAPYFRKAFKLAKKIRSARAYVAVAGLYELYINGQKIGSHRLDPMYTRFDRRTLYVTYDVTAQMQTGNNAIGVLLGNGWYNHQSTAVWYFHEAPWRGRPTFCLDLRITYDDGSIETVTSGKDWKTALSPLIFNSIYTAEHYDGRLEQPGWNTANFDDKAWKEVIYRSTPSETIVAQTMHPIRAVERIPAKAIRKFNDTTYVFDLGRNISGVSQISVTGSAGTTLRLKHGERLYDNGHVDLSNIDVHYRPTDKSDPFQTDIFMLAGRGPETFMPRFNYKGFQYVEVTSDKPIDLTQASLTGYFMHSDVPAIGTFQSSNPTMNKLWWATNNAYLSNLFGYPTDCPQREKNGWTGDAHIASETGLYNFDGITIYEKWLADHRDEQQPNGVLPSIIPTDGWGYEWGNGPDWTSTIAIIPWNIYLFYGDKKLLADCYDNIKRYVDHINEQSPSGLTSWGLGDWVPVKSKSPVELTSSAYYFADVSILAKTAKLLGKQTDYSYYSALAARIKAAFNAKYLNKETGLYGSGLQTELSVPLYWGLVPDELNSKVASNLAKRVTADNDHLDVGLLGTKAILGALSENGHADKAYTLASQETFPSWGWWIVNGATTLYENWPIDAKSDISMNHIMFGEIGAWLYKALGGIKPDPTQPGFKNVLLEPMFVSNLDQVDVAHTGPYGTIRSAWKRTATELSYDIVVPPNSTATVSLIVPPGKTIYENGLPLASSSKAIRPVERTGKVQKFQLQAGTYQFKLK, from the coding sequence ATGATTCGTATCAACGCAGCCGACATAAAACCGGCCAGTTCGCTCAAGTTCGTTCTACGGATCGCCAGCCTTTCTCTACTCTTTCTGACCCGTACCGGTGCCCTTCAGGCTCAGGTTTCGGTTGCTCCCACTGATCTCCAATGCGAGTACCTCACCAACCCATTGGGAATTGATGCGGCCAATCCCCGTTTGTCGTGGCGCTTATCGGATACCCGACAGGGAGCCCGGCAAACCGCCTATCAACTTTACATCGGTACAGATTCTGTGGCCGTGAGTCAGGGCAAAGCGAATCAATGGACAACCGGCAAAGTTCTTACGGATCAGGCGCTGATTACCTACGCGGGTAAACCGCTGCAACCCTTTACCAAATACTTTTGGCGGGTAGACCTCTGGGATAAAGACGGTAGAAATGCGAAACCGGCTTCCTTAAGTAGCTTCGAAACCGGGCTGATGAATGCCAGAAATTGGCAGGGCTCCTGGATTAGCGACAGTCGGGATGTCACCATCAAGCCTGCTCCTTACTTTCGTAAAGCCTTCAAATTGGCCAAAAAAATCAGAAGCGCCCGCGCTTACGTAGCGGTGGCTGGTCTGTATGAGTTATACATCAATGGACAAAAAATTGGTAGCCATCGCCTTGACCCGATGTACACCCGATTCGATCGCCGTACGCTGTATGTGACCTACGATGTAACGGCACAGATGCAGACCGGCAATAATGCGATTGGTGTATTGCTGGGCAATGGCTGGTATAACCACCAGTCAACGGCGGTCTGGTACTTTCACGAAGCACCCTGGCGGGGTCGGCCGACGTTCTGTCTGGATTTACGGATCACCTACGACGACGGAAGTATCGAGACGGTTACGTCTGGAAAAGACTGGAAAACAGCGTTAAGCCCCCTGATTTTCAACAGCATTTACACCGCTGAACACTATGACGGACGCCTAGAACAGCCAGGCTGGAACACGGCCAATTTTGACGATAAAGCCTGGAAAGAAGTTATTTACCGATCGACACCATCGGAAACGATTGTTGCGCAGACCATGCATCCAATCCGGGCTGTAGAACGCATTCCGGCGAAAGCGATCCGAAAATTTAATGACACGACTTACGTGTTCGATTTGGGACGAAACATTTCCGGCGTGAGTCAGATCAGCGTGACGGGTAGCGCGGGAACAACGTTGCGGCTGAAACATGGCGAACGGCTGTATGACAATGGCCATGTCGATCTGTCGAACATTGACGTTCACTACCGGCCCACCGATAAAAGTGATCCATTCCAGACGGATATTTTTATGCTGGCAGGTCGGGGTCCGGAAACATTTATGCCCCGCTTTAATTACAAAGGTTTTCAGTATGTGGAGGTTACCAGCGACAAGCCCATTGACCTGACGCAGGCAAGTCTGACGGGTTATTTTATGCACAGTGATGTTCCCGCAATCGGTACGTTTCAATCATCGAACCCAACCATGAACAAGCTATGGTGGGCCACCAACAATGCCTATCTGTCGAACCTGTTTGGCTATCCCACCGATTGCCCGCAGCGCGAAAAAAATGGCTGGACGGGCGACGCGCACATTGCCAGCGAAACGGGTCTGTATAATTTCGACGGTATTACGATCTACGAGAAATGGCTGGCCGATCACCGCGACGAACAACAGCCCAATGGCGTTCTGCCGTCCATTATTCCGACCGATGGCTGGGGGTACGAATGGGGCAATGGTCCGGACTGGACCAGTACGATTGCCATTATCCCCTGGAACATTTACCTGTTTTACGGCGACAAGAAACTACTGGCTGACTGCTACGATAACATCAAACGCTACGTTGACCATATCAACGAACAAAGTCCTTCGGGACTGACAAGCTGGGGGCTGGGTGACTGGGTGCCCGTGAAATCCAAATCGCCCGTCGAACTGACCTCGTCGGCGTATTACTTTGCCGATGTGTCTATTCTGGCCAAAACGGCGAAGTTGCTCGGGAAACAGACCGACTATTCGTACTATTCGGCATTAGCGGCACGGATAAAAGCAGCGTTTAACGCCAAATACCTCAATAAAGAAACCGGGCTCTACGGCAGTGGGCTGCAAACGGAGTTGAGCGTTCCCTTGTACTGGGGTTTAGTCCCCGATGAACTGAACAGTAAAGTAGCGTCGAATCTGGCGAAGCGGGTTACGGCCGACAACGATCATCTGGACGTAGGACTGCTGGGAACGAAAGCTATTCTTGGCGCACTGAGTGAGAACGGGCATGCCGATAAGGCCTATACGCTCGCTTCGCAGGAAACATTCCCTTCCTGGGGCTGGTGGATTGTCAACGGAGCGACGACACTCTACGAAAACTGGCCGATCGATGCCAAGAGCGATATTTCCATGAACCACATTATGTTTGGTGAAATTGGCGCGTGGCTCTACAAAGCCCTGGGAGGTATCAAGCCCGATCCCACTCAGCCGGGCTTCAAAAATGTGCTGCTTGAACCGATGTTTGTTAGCAACCTCGATCAGGTCGATGTTGCCCATACCGGTCCCTACGGAACGATCCGTTCAGCCTGGAAACGCACAGCTACTGAGCTTTCGTACGACATCGTTGTGCCACCAAACTCCACCGCAACGGTTTCCCTGATCGTGCCGCCCGGCAAAACGATCTACGAAAACGGATTGCCGCTCGCATCCAGTTCGAAAGCGATCCGTCCGGTGGAAAGAACGGGCAAGGTTCAGAAATTTCAGCTACAGGCCGGTACGTACCAGTTTAAATTAAAATAA
- a CDS encoding sialate O-acetylesterase: MTLRLVLFAFVLLSAALKQDKPPRLRLFLLIGQSNMAGRGIPQKQDQQPVNHVWMLTKEQTWVPAHDPMHFDKPAVIGVGPGLAFGRRLAEAFPDENIGLIPCAVGGSGIDFWKPGAYYEPTQSYPYDDAIRRARKALEQGELAGILWHQGESDSSPDKVGSYGPKLAELIQRLRQDLNAPTIPFVAGTLGDFVVNRNRDAGTINNTLLELPSRVPNTYCIVSSGLTDKGDSTHFDTPSAQTLGKRYADVFIDKHLFTHHK; this comes from the coding sequence ATGACACTCAGACTGGTCCTCTTCGCCTTCGTTCTCCTAAGTGCCGCGTTAAAACAGGACAAGCCTCCCCGCCTGCGCTTATTCCTGCTCATCGGTCAGTCAAACATGGCCGGTCGGGGCATCCCTCAGAAACAGGATCAGCAGCCGGTGAACCATGTCTGGATGCTCACGAAGGAACAAACATGGGTACCCGCCCACGATCCGATGCATTTCGACAAGCCAGCGGTCATTGGCGTTGGTCCGGGACTCGCTTTTGGCAGACGGCTGGCCGAAGCGTTTCCTGACGAGAACATCGGGTTGATTCCCTGCGCCGTTGGCGGCTCAGGAATCGATTTCTGGAAACCCGGTGCCTATTACGAACCAACCCAATCCTATCCCTACGACGATGCCATCCGGCGAGCCAGAAAAGCGCTGGAGCAGGGCGAATTGGCGGGTATTCTCTGGCATCAGGGTGAGAGCGACTCAAGTCCGGACAAGGTAGGTTCGTATGGCCCGAAACTGGCGGAACTCATCCAGCGGTTGCGTCAGGACCTGAATGCGCCTACGATACCGTTTGTGGCGGGAACCCTGGGCGATTTTGTCGTCAACCGAAACCGGGATGCCGGAACGATTAACAATACTTTGCTGGAACTTCCTAGTCGGGTTCCCAATACGTACTGCATTGTTTCAAGCGGCCTAACCGATAAGGGCGACTCCACGCACTTCGATACTCCTTCCGCCCAGACATTGGGCAAGCGATACGCCGACGTGTTTATCGACAAGCACCTGTTTACCCATCACAAGTGA
- the cas2 gene encoding CRISPR-associated endonuclease Cas2 — translation MYVILVYDMGQKRVGKMLKLCRRYLNWIQNSVFEGELTEVQLKELLYEAGRIMKDDEDSLILFKNRDQKWLEKQVVGVERQSTDNFL, via the coding sequence ATGTACGTAATTTTAGTGTACGATATGGGGCAGAAGCGGGTCGGCAAGATGCTCAAACTTTGTCGGCGGTATTTGAACTGGATTCAGAACTCCGTTTTTGAGGGTGAGTTAACGGAGGTACAGTTAAAAGAGTTACTTTACGAAGCGGGACGAATCATGAAGGATGATGAGGACAGTCTGATACTTTTCAAAAACCGCGATCAGAAGTGGCTGGAAAAACAGGTTGTGGGAGTGGAGCGGCAGTCGACGGATAATTTTTTGTAG
- the cas1b gene encoding type I-B CRISPR-associated endonuclease Cas1b yields MKQPKYLFNAGRMSRHDNTLKFTPVDEEGNEGQSRHLPIEQVSELYVFGSLDANSALYNFLGQHGVSVHFFNYYEHYTGSFMAREYLLAGKMQVEQTKAYLSAKKRIVVAQRLIEGAAANILRVLKYHTNRNAGRRDESIPTAIAVIEQLLMSVPGTNDVPMLMGIEGNIRQTYYSTFDTIVGETFCMDGRSKRPPQNELNALISFGNMLCYTACLSTIYHTQLNPTISFLHEPGARRYSLALDIAEIFKPILVDRLIFRMINKRQLQPSDFRAEIGGCVMKEAARKRFVQGFDELMKETIKHRSLGRSVSYRHLIKLECYKLQKHLLGVEEYRPFKAWW; encoded by the coding sequence ATGAAACAGCCTAAATACTTATTCAACGCCGGTCGGATGAGCCGACACGACAACACGCTGAAATTCACACCGGTCGATGAGGAGGGCAATGAAGGCCAGTCGCGTCATCTGCCGATCGAACAGGTATCTGAGCTGTACGTATTCGGGAGTCTGGATGCTAATTCGGCCCTGTATAACTTCCTGGGGCAGCATGGCGTATCGGTTCATTTTTTCAATTACTACGAGCATTATACCGGTTCGTTTATGGCCCGTGAGTATCTGCTGGCGGGTAAAATGCAGGTAGAACAGACGAAGGCGTATCTATCGGCAAAGAAACGAATCGTGGTTGCGCAACGGCTGATCGAAGGGGCCGCAGCCAATATTCTGCGGGTGCTGAAATACCACACTAACCGAAACGCCGGTCGCCGTGACGAAAGCATACCGACCGCCATCGCCGTTATCGAACAATTGCTGATGTCGGTTCCGGGAACGAACGATGTTCCCATGCTGATGGGCATTGAGGGCAATATCCGGCAAACGTACTACAGCACCTTCGATACCATTGTTGGTGAAACGTTCTGCATGGATGGCCGCAGTAAACGTCCTCCCCAAAATGAGTTGAACGCGCTTATTTCGTTCGGTAACATGCTATGCTACACGGCCTGTCTGAGCACGATTTATCATACCCAACTGAATCCGACCATCAGTTTTCTGCACGAACCGGGGGCACGTCGGTATTCGCTGGCACTTGACATTGCGGAAATCTTCAAGCCCATTCTGGTCGACCGGCTCATTTTTCGGATGATCAATAAACGGCAGCTACAGCCATCGGATTTTCGGGCTGAAATTGGCGGATGTGTTATGAAAGAGGCCGCCCGGAAACGGTTCGTACAGGGCTTCGACGAACTAATGAAGGAAACAATCAAGCACCGGTCACTGGGGCGTAGTGTCAGCTACCGGCACCTGATCAAGCTGGAATGTTACAAACTACAAAAGCATTTGCTGGGGGTGGAAGAGTACCGACCCTTCAAAGCCTGGTGGTAG
- the cas4 gene encoding CRISPR-associated protein Cas4 translates to MHANATLVNYLHLCHRKLWLHANQIRMEHTSEAVAEGKQLHEHAYPQRAERYREIILDGSKIDFYDPYDKVVHEIKKSDKLEHSHMAQVQFYLYLLRRNGIEGATGLIEYPKLRQTQTVRLDDDDVPVVEAWVADIERIVSSDQCPERIAKSKCRSCSYFDFCYAEEE, encoded by the coding sequence ATGCATGCCAACGCGACCCTTGTAAACTACCTGCATCTCTGTCATCGTAAGCTATGGCTTCATGCTAACCAGATTCGGATGGAGCATACATCGGAGGCAGTTGCCGAAGGTAAACAACTGCACGAACACGCGTATCCGCAACGTGCCGAACGGTATCGTGAAATCATTCTCGACGGTTCTAAAATTGATTTCTACGATCCGTACGATAAGGTCGTGCATGAGATCAAGAAGTCTGATAAGCTGGAACATTCGCACATGGCGCAGGTCCAGTTCTATCTCTATCTGCTTCGCCGAAACGGCATCGAGGGGGCTACGGGGCTGATCGAATATCCGAAGCTGCGCCAGACCCAAACCGTTCGGCTGGATGACGACGACGTACCCGTTGTAGAAGCCTGGGTGGCCGACATCGAACGTATCGTGTCTTCCGACCAGTGCCCGGAACGTATCGCTAAAAGTAAATGCCGTTCGTGCAGCTATTTTGATTTTTGTTACGCCGAAGAAGAGTAG
- the cas3 gene encoding CRISPR-associated helicase Cas3' produces the protein MTLKEHTRRVVRAAIELVNRLPFTEDERREWLRKAIRSAVWHDIGKIHKGFQLNLKKGTTVVSIRHELISLWFCEQYLNLPIDELFAIATHHKGIVSDGFKKLSLFEIGTDLTCHLADDPTLVKNAEAIVKAWGALFNDVSPVTNNPSPNDTYSDEIQFLLMKDRQQSQAVDRLQLARMRGLLMAADHIGSAKTESDLPVWKRLELTDFYPTTINDKKQVVRVPFRPFQERMQQYVGDVILHAPTGSGKTEAALSWVYANQTENARLFYLLPYTASINAMVRRLKGVYGKDRVTALHSKALDFFYEEAINETNNFQQSEEIARNKRSASRELFYPVKVATLHQVLKHALHGKGWDMSLFDYQNALFIIDEFHTYDAHLTGMMLATLKWLKRFCCAKILLMSATIPKFLLERIVIELFDGDQSMVVRPKSKEPADAEILKRIRHKLVCYPQKAVSNVLHQITAILQEGKKTVLVIVNNVKSCQELAKAFDSYEPKLLHGGFHREERTEIEKAITNKDKAKRPRLLIATQAVEVSLDIDYDIAFIENAPIDALIQRFGRVNRAGKRKKPSEIHLFEQSIGNTRRIYDEAIVKETWRVMLNLDGKELSEQHLVEACDEVYVNGYTDEQERNFQIGFTHDRIINFDASFHAGDWSDWVEEVIDKSNLKIDVLCDNLRSTFESRRKEGKYIEASQLLVQVYPWECPKEYQSKLEDKQNTLVATNLKYAPGIGYQRIERSPDFNFL, from the coding sequence ATGACGCTTAAGGAACATACGCGACGGGTAGTTCGGGCAGCCATTGAGTTAGTTAATCGGTTACCTTTTACGGAAGACGAGCGTAGAGAGTGGCTGAGAAAAGCTATTCGTAGTGCTGTATGGCATGACATCGGTAAAATTCACAAGGGTTTTCAGTTGAATCTTAAAAAAGGTACAACGGTCGTAAGCATTCGCCACGAACTCATTTCACTTTGGTTTTGTGAGCAGTACCTGAATCTTCCTATTGACGAATTATTCGCCATTGCTACGCATCATAAAGGAATCGTTTCAGATGGTTTCAAAAAGCTTTCTCTTTTCGAAATAGGAACCGACTTAACCTGTCATCTGGCCGATGACCCTACGTTGGTAAAGAACGCCGAAGCGATTGTGAAAGCATGGGGGGCGCTTTTCAATGATGTTTCACCAGTGACAAATAATCCTTCTCCTAACGATACCTATTCAGACGAAATTCAATTTCTTCTGATGAAGGACAGACAGCAATCACAGGCGGTAGATAGGTTGCAACTAGCTCGTATGCGTGGCTTGCTGATGGCGGCTGACCATATTGGCTCTGCAAAGACAGAAAGCGATTTGCCAGTGTGGAAACGACTTGAGTTAACCGATTTTTACCCTACTACTATAAATGATAAGAAGCAAGTCGTTCGAGTGCCTTTCAGACCATTTCAAGAGCGAATGCAGCAATACGTAGGTGACGTTATTCTGCACGCGCCGACAGGGTCGGGGAAAACGGAAGCAGCACTAAGTTGGGTGTATGCGAATCAGACAGAAAATGCCAGACTGTTTTACCTGTTGCCTTATACTGCTAGTATCAATGCTATGGTACGTAGGCTTAAGGGCGTTTATGGGAAAGACCGTGTAACAGCTCTTCACAGCAAGGCCCTTGATTTTTTCTATGAAGAGGCAATCAACGAAACAAATAATTTTCAACAAAGCGAAGAGATTGCCCGGAATAAACGGTCTGCTTCCCGCGAATTATTTTACCCTGTTAAAGTAGCTACGTTGCATCAGGTACTCAAACACGCGCTACACGGTAAAGGATGGGATATGAGTTTGTTCGACTACCAAAATGCACTGTTTATTATTGACGAATTTCATACGTACGATGCACACTTAACAGGGATGATGTTGGCAACACTTAAATGGTTGAAGCGATTCTGTTGTGCTAAAATATTGTTAATGTCAGCAACAATTCCCAAGTTTTTACTTGAGCGAATTGTCATAGAACTGTTTGATGGAGATCAATCAATGGTTGTTCGGCCCAAGTCTAAAGAGCCTGCCGATGCAGAGATTTTAAAGCGTATCCGGCACAAACTTGTTTGTTATCCTCAAAAAGCAGTTTCGAATGTATTACATCAGATTACAGCGATTCTGCAGGAAGGTAAGAAAACAGTGCTCGTTATTGTCAATAATGTAAAGTCCTGTCAGGAATTGGCAAAGGCATTTGATAGCTATGAACCTAAGCTTTTGCATGGTGGATTTCACCGGGAAGAACGTACAGAAATCGAAAAAGCTATAACGAATAAAGATAAAGCTAAACGACCTCGTTTGTTAATAGCTACCCAGGCTGTAGAGGTTAGCCTGGATATTGATTATGACATCGCATTTATTGAGAATGCACCAATAGATGCATTAATCCAACGGTTTGGTCGGGTTAATCGTGCTGGTAAACGTAAGAAGCCTTCGGAGATTCATCTCTTTGAGCAAAGCATAGGTAATACCAGACGCATCTATGATGAGGCCATTGTTAAAGAGACTTGGAGAGTCATGTTAAATCTAGACGGGAAAGAACTATCAGAGCAACATTTGGTAGAGGCTTGTGATGAAGTTTATGTAAATGGCTATACGGATGAGCAAGAACGAAATTTTCAAATCGGTTTTACTCACGACCGCATTATCAATTTTGACGCGTCTTTCCATGCAGGCGATTGGTCTGATTGGGTCGAAGAGGTTATCGATAAAAGTAATTTGAAGATTGACGTTTTGTGCGATAATCTCAGATCTACTTTCGAGAGTCGAAGAAAAGAAGGGAAATACATTGAGGCTAGCCAATTATTGGTCCAGGTATATCCGTGGGAATGTCCAAAAGAGTATCAAAGTAAATTGGAAGATAAGCAAAATACATTGGTGGCAACTAATTTAAAATATGCGCCGGGTATTGGATATCAACGTATTGAGCGTTCTCCTGATTTTAATTTCTTATAG
- a CDS encoding DevR family CRISPR-associated autoregulator, translated as MATLNNITGALVIDGTAAFLNGAGLGAGEDRNKVVPKVFEEMVNGRREKVPYVSAQAWRRWLRNTSNEENNWTPSELQAIGVSKKGTTNKISTQLDPIAFPEDDLFGYMRSGGNDKSGASDEEDEDEAPTKTKAESVQRTSPFKCSVLKGIRGKRTLNVDEGFVHLKENTPLPYSTQFYAAHLEGFFNLEYYRLGQFDNLGSKQELASETVKQYADLLTNKPLGAKGTFKRFTLQNAEQSRKERAAGLLRGLAFLRGGAKQAAFGADVSPKVLILAGLECANPVFNNLFEGSGEMPSLKIKALKQIIEDYRNKLATPVYIGIREGYLQNEDDVKALADGTSVVVGSPISVAQDFIKANLTTTPNE; from the coding sequence ATGGCAACTCTCAACAACATTACCGGTGCATTAGTCATTGATGGCACAGCCGCCTTTTTAAATGGTGCGGGTTTAGGCGCAGGCGAAGACCGCAACAAAGTAGTCCCCAAAGTATTCGAAGAAATGGTGAATGGCCGCCGTGAAAAAGTGCCTTACGTATCGGCTCAGGCATGGCGTCGATGGCTTCGGAACACATCAAATGAGGAGAACAACTGGACACCCAGCGAATTGCAGGCAATCGGCGTTTCGAAAAAAGGAACAACGAACAAAATATCTACACAGCTCGACCCGATTGCTTTCCCGGAAGATGATCTGTTCGGCTATATGCGTAGTGGAGGCAATGATAAGTCAGGAGCGAGTGATGAAGAGGACGAAGATGAAGCGCCTACAAAAACTAAAGCGGAGAGTGTTCAACGGACATCACCGTTTAAATGCTCTGTCTTAAAGGGTATTCGTGGTAAGCGAACGCTGAACGTTGATGAGGGTTTCGTTCACCTTAAAGAAAACACGCCACTGCCGTACTCAACGCAATTTTATGCGGCTCACCTAGAGGGCTTTTTCAATCTAGAATATTATCGGCTCGGGCAATTTGACAACCTGGGTAGCAAACAGGAGTTGGCTTCCGAGACGGTCAAACAATATGCAGACCTGCTGACGAACAAACCATTAGGGGCTAAAGGCACATTCAAACGCTTCACATTACAAAACGCGGAGCAGTCACGTAAAGAGCGTGCGGCTGGTTTGTTACGTGGACTGGCATTTTTACGGGGAGGAGCCAAGCAGGCTGCATTCGGTGCAGATGTTAGCCCTAAAGTGCTGATTTTAGCCGGACTTGAATGTGCAAACCCCGTCTTTAATAATCTGTTTGAAGGTTCTGGGGAGATGCCATCTTTAAAAATAAAAGCGCTAAAACAAATCATTGAAGACTATCGAAATAAGTTGGCAACACCGGTGTATATCGGTATCCGTGAGGGGTATTTGCAAAACGAAGATGATGTAAAAGCACTTGCGGATGGTACTTCTGTTGTTGTTGGCTCGCCCATAAGCGTTGCTCAGGACTTCATAAAGGCCAATTTGACTACGACACCCAATGAATGA